A genomic region of Rhipicephalus sanguineus isolate Rsan-2018 chromosome 1, BIME_Rsan_1.4, whole genome shotgun sequence contains the following coding sequences:
- the LOC119378866 gene encoding 39S ribosomal protein L52, mitochondrial produces MAALTSRARSTLGKCFQIRQGTVAKVVQSSRGASTKPRKTIGLLRNHHWRVAAGLPRRWNETPAFADAPDWTFNDGRPTPLIGAQKKRYLQQLEYCTTIVKYLKEINEAQETSAHVAQEEEEIKKRVASGKFKQKGLWELKIHQPTQAKKTAKA; encoded by the exons ATGGCAGCGCTCACGAGTCGTGCTCGGAGTACATTGGGCAAATGCTTTCAAATTCGGCAAGGAACCGTCGCAAAGG TTGTACAATCATCCCGAGGTGCAAGTACAAAGCCCAGGAAAACCATAGGACTGCTGCGAAACCATCATTGGAGGGTAGC aGCTGGTCTTCCCAGGCGCTGGAATGAAACCCCTGCATTTGCTGATGCGCCAGACTGGACATTCAATG ATGGAAGGCCGACTCCATTGATTGGGGCCCAGAAGAAACGATATCTTCAGCAGCTGGAGTACTGT ACAACCATTGTGAAGTACTTAAAGGAAATCAACGAAGCCCAGGAAACAAGTGCGCACGTTGCTCAGGAAGAGGAAGAAATCAAAAAGCGTGTTGCTTCTGGAAAGTTCAAGCAGAAAGGCCTATGGGAACTGAAGATACATCAGCCCACTCAAGCAAAGAAAACTGCTAAAGCTTAG